A genome region from Nicotiana tabacum cultivar K326 chromosome 13, ASM71507v2, whole genome shotgun sequence includes the following:
- the LOC142168093 gene encoding zinc finger BED domain-containing protein RICESLEEPER 1-like, which yields MAKKIKLKFDKYWADFEDVNMLLFVDVVLDPRYKMKYVKFLFSKFYSPLEGNGKSTKVMDALSRLYNYYKDSISRTSNENIEDQTSVSRTDAIHSCGVWKSQWEKFLEDENNIDNTTELEKIARDVLAIPTSIVASESAFSTGGQILIVIEVLYQ from the exons ATGGCTAAGAAGATAAAACTTAAGTTTGATAAATATTGGGCTGATTTTGAGGATGTGAATATGTTATTATTTGTTGATGTTGTGTTGGATCCTCGATACAAAATGAAGTATGTGAAGTTCCTTTTTAGTAAATTTTATAGTCCTTTAGAGGGAAACGGAAAGTCTACCAAAGTGATGGATGCTTTAAGTCGCTTGTATAATTACTATAAGGATTCTATTTCTAGGACTTCTAATGAAAATATTGAAGATCAAACTAGTGTGAGTCGAACTGATGCAATACATAGTTGTGGTGTGTGGAAATCGCAATGggagaaatttcttgaagatgaGAATAATATTGATAATACGACTGAGCTTGAAAA GATTGCAAGAGATGTACTTGCTATTCCTACATCTATTGTTGCCTCGGAATCAGCTTTTAGCACTGGTGGTCAGATTCTGATTGTTATTGAAGTTCTTTATCAATAA